Proteins from a genomic interval of Lacticaseibacillus pabuli:
- the rpiA gene encoding ribose-5-phosphate isomerase RpiA, which yields MDQSELKKVAAERAAEFVEDGMTLGLGTGSTVFFLVEAIARRVKAENLHIEAVATSSRTAKQASDLGITMKDINDVDHIDLCIDGADEIDKHYQGIKGGGAAHTLEKMVATTSRRNIWIVDESKLVDTLGKFPLPTEVIPFGCEQVFHRLDAEGLHPQFRLDDSGQRVTTHNKNFVIDLHMGKIDHPHLLKQFLDGQVGILEHGLFLDLVDTVVVGTQDGAKVLPAIR from the coding sequence ATGGATCAAAGTGAATTGAAGAAGGTCGCGGCCGAACGCGCGGCGGAGTTTGTTGAAGACGGCATGACGCTCGGTCTGGGCACTGGTTCCACCGTTTTCTTCCTTGTCGAGGCCATTGCACGGCGGGTCAAGGCCGAAAACCTGCACATCGAAGCCGTTGCCACCAGTAGTCGCACGGCCAAGCAAGCCAGCGACCTCGGCATCACGATGAAGGACATCAACGACGTCGACCACATCGACCTGTGCATTGACGGCGCTGACGAAATCGACAAGCACTACCAGGGCATCAAGGGTGGCGGCGCTGCGCATACACTTGAAAAGATGGTCGCAACCACGAGCCGGCGCAACATCTGGATTGTGGATGAATCCAAGCTCGTCGATACCCTCGGCAAGTTTCCCCTGCCAACCGAGGTCATTCCGTTTGGTTGTGAACAGGTTTTCCACAGACTGGACGCTGAGGGCCTGCACCCCCAGTTCCGCTTGGACGATTCGGGCCAGCGGGTCACAACGCACAATAAGAACTTTGTCATCGACCTGCACATGGGCAAGATTGATCATCCCCACCTGCTCAAACAGTTTCTGGATGGCCAAGTCGGTATTCTGGAACACGGTTTGTTCCTCGACCTCGTGGATACCGTCGTTGTCGGTACACAAGACGGCGCCAAGGTATTACCTGCGATTCGTTAA
- a CDS encoding GNAT family N-acetyltransferase: MEFQSEPGRFYMNDADDKLLAEITFSRIDDGQNVAIEHTYVDASLRGQGIAGKLVKLVVDQARDQDYKIEPLCTYARSAFVRHPEYADVLRPVRS; the protein is encoded by the coding sequence ATGGAATTTCAAAGTGAACCAGGGCGCTTCTACATGAACGACGCGGACGATAAGCTCCTTGCCGAGATTACGTTCAGTCGCATCGATGACGGTCAAAACGTCGCGATTGAACACACCTACGTGGACGCGAGTTTGCGCGGTCAAGGCATTGCCGGCAAGCTCGTCAAGCTAGTGGTCGACCAAGCGCGGGATCAGGATTACAAAATCGAGCCGCTGTGCACCTACGCCCGCTCGGCCTTTGTACGCCACCCCGAATACGCGGATGTACTGCGGCCTGTTCGCAGTTAG
- the radA gene encoding DNA repair protein RadA: protein MAKAKTRYVCENCGYISASYLGRCPQCGTWNSLIEETIEPEQAASKPRVALSGEAIKPTLLTKVTTEKEVRVKTKNAELNRVLGGGIVPGSLVLIGGDPGIGKSTLLLQVSGYLAKNHGTVLYVSGEESASQIKMRAERLGVGDAGMYLYPETDMPSILAAVDELKPDYLIIDSVQTMNVPTMNSAVGSVAQIREVTAELMRLAKGKGVTTFIVGHVTKEGAIAGPKILEHMVDTVLYFEGDTDHTYRILRAVKNRFGNTNEIGIFEMRRDGLREVANPSEIFLEERLSGATGSAVVVSMEGTRPILVEIQALLTPTVYGNAKRTSSGLDHNKVSLIMAVLEKRANLLLQNQDAYLKATGGVKLDEPAIDLAIAVAIASSYRDTEIPAADCFVGEIGLTGEVRRVSRIEDRVKEAAKLGFERIYVPKNNLQGWKNESDIQVIGVTSVAEAMHRVFGTKKTK, encoded by the coding sequence ATGGCAAAGGCAAAAACACGCTATGTTTGCGAAAACTGTGGCTACATCTCTGCGTCGTACCTGGGCCGTTGCCCGCAGTGCGGAACGTGGAACTCATTAATAGAAGAAACGATTGAACCCGAGCAGGCGGCGAGCAAGCCACGCGTTGCGCTGAGCGGTGAGGCCATTAAGCCCACCTTACTGACGAAGGTCACGACAGAGAAGGAAGTGCGGGTCAAAACCAAGAACGCGGAACTGAACCGTGTGCTTGGCGGCGGCATTGTGCCGGGGTCGCTGGTTCTGATCGGTGGGGATCCTGGGATTGGGAAGTCGACCTTGCTTCTGCAGGTGTCGGGCTACCTGGCTAAAAATCACGGAACTGTCCTGTATGTGTCCGGTGAAGAAAGTGCCAGTCAGATTAAGATGCGGGCTGAACGCCTTGGCGTCGGGGATGCGGGGATGTACCTTTACCCCGAAACGGACATGCCGAGTATCTTGGCGGCCGTTGACGAACTGAAGCCAGATTACTTGATCATCGATTCCGTGCAGACCATGAACGTGCCGACGATGAACTCAGCGGTGGGTTCGGTGGCGCAGATTCGTGAAGTGACGGCAGAATTGATGCGCCTCGCTAAGGGCAAGGGTGTTACGACCTTTATCGTCGGTCATGTGACAAAAGAGGGTGCCATTGCGGGGCCAAAGATTCTCGAGCACATGGTGGACACCGTGCTTTACTTTGAAGGTGACACGGATCACACCTACCGGATTTTGCGCGCCGTAAAGAATCGTTTTGGGAACACGAACGAAATTGGGATTTTCGAAATGCGACGTGATGGCTTGCGTGAAGTGGCCAATCCGTCCGAGATTTTCCTGGAAGAGCGGCTGAGCGGTGCCACCGGGTCGGCGGTCGTCGTCTCGATGGAAGGGACACGGCCCATTCTGGTTGAGATTCAAGCACTGCTGACGCCGACGGTTTACGGTAATGCGAAACGAACGAGTAGCGGGCTGGACCACAATAAGGTGAGCCTCATTATGGCCGTGCTTGAGAAACGGGCGAACCTGTTGCTGCAGAACCAGGACGCCTACTTGAAGGCGACGGGGGGCGTCAAGCTTGACGAACCTGCGATTGACCTTGCCATTGCCGTGGCGATTGCCAGCTCCTACCGCGACACCGAGATTCCGGCGGCGGATTGTTTTGTTGGTGAAATCGGTTTGACTGGTGAAGTACGGCGCGTCAGCCGCATCGAGGACCGCGTGAAAGAGGCCGCAAAGCTCGGCTTCGAACGGATTTACGTGCCCAAGAATAATTTGCAAGGCTGGAAAAACGAATCTGACATCCAAGTCATTGGTGTCACTAGCGTTGCGGAAGCTATGCACCGCGTTTTCGGCACAAAAAAGACTAAATAA
- a CDS encoding dUTP diphosphatase, with protein sequence MGKRGFEFVSAYQDAGLSLPARSTNHAAGYDFCCREDFVLKSVWRYDFIRLFRLIKNEHPLMPDDFERASAVLKPMLVPTGIKAYMGDDEMLMLANRSSGPIKRGLVMPNGIGIVDADYYNNDSNEGEIFFQLVNLSPRDVVIRKGERIGQGIFMPYLTADGDLGNGGKRAGGFGSTGR encoded by the coding sequence ATGGGAAAACGTGGCTTTGAATTTGTGAGTGCTTATCAAGACGCGGGCTTATCATTACCCGCGCGGAGTACCAATCATGCGGCTGGCTATGACTTTTGCTGCCGGGAGGATTTCGTGCTCAAGAGTGTGTGGCGGTATGATTTTATCCGTTTGTTCCGCTTAATTAAGAATGAACACCCGTTGATGCCAGATGATTTCGAGCGGGCTAGCGCCGTTCTTAAACCGATGCTGGTTCCAACCGGCATTAAGGCTTACATGGGCGACGATGAAATGCTGATGCTCGCCAACCGGAGCAGCGGTCCCATCAAGCGCGGACTGGTGATGCCGAACGGGATTGGTATCGTGGATGCGGACTACTACAACAACGACAGCAACGAAGGCGAGATCTTCTTCCAGCTGGTTAACTTAAGCCCCCGCGATGTGGTCATCCGTAAAGGCGAACGCATTGGTCAGGGGATCTTTATGCCGTACCTGACTGCGGATGGTGATCTGGGCAACGGCGGCAAACGTGCCGGTGGGTTTGGCTCAACTGGGCGTTAG